A single genomic interval of Chrysemys picta bellii isolate R12L10 chromosome 8, ASM1138683v2, whole genome shotgun sequence harbors:
- the LOC101952463 gene encoding pancreatic alpha-amylase, giving the protein MKALLLLVAVGLCWAQYNPNTKSGRTSIVHLFEWRWADIALECERYLAPNGFGGVQISPPNENIIVTNPWRPWWERYQPISYKLGTRSGNENEFKNMVTRCNNVGVYIYVDAVINHMCGSGGGSGNGATCGSYFNAGNEDFPSVPYSKSDFNDGKCKTGSGEIENYSDVNQVRDCRLVGLLDLALEKDYVRSKVAEYMNNLIDIGVAGFRLDASKHMWPGDIKAVLDKLKNLNTQWFPSGTRPFIFQEVIDLGGEPIKASDYFGNGRVTEFKYGAKLGTVIRKWNGEKMSYLKNWGEGWGFIASDRALVFVDNHDNQRGHGAGGASILTFFDARLYKMAVGFMLAHPYGFTRVMSSYRWTRNFQNGQDVNDWIGPPSNGDGSTKAVTINADSTCGNDWVCEHRWRQIRNMVIFRNVVDGQPFSNWWDNGSNQVAFGRGNRGFIVFNNDDWNGARTSEEYADESHQHITFGSRVIP; this is encoded by the exons ATGAAGGCTCTTCTTCTGCTAGTAGCTGTTGGCCTTTGCTGGGCACAATACAATCCAAATACAAAGTCTGGAAGGACGTCTATTGTCCACCTATTTGAATGGCGTTGGGCTGACATTGCTCTTGAATGTGAACGGTACTTAGCACCCAATGGATTTGGTGGAGTTCAG ATATCACCTCCAAATGAAAATATTATAGTTACTAATCCCTGGAGACCCTGGTGGGAAAGGTACCAGCCAATCAGCTACAAACTGGGCACACGATCTGGAaatgaaaatgaatttaaaaacatGGTGACCAGGTGCAACAATGTTGGA GTTTATATTTATGTGGATGCTGTAATCAACCACATGTGTGGATCTGGTGGCGGCTCTGGAAATGGTGCTACTTGTGGAAGTTATTTCAATGCAGGGAACGAAGATTTTCCATCTGTCCCATACTCAAAGTCGGACTTTAACGATGGTAAATGTAAAACTGGAAGTGGAGAGATTGAAAATTACAGTGATGTGAATCAg GTCCGTGACTGCCGCCTGGTTGGTCTTCTTGATCTTGCCCTGGAGAAGGACTATGTGCGCTCGAAAGTTGCTGAATACATGAACAACCTCATTGATATTGGTGTGGCAGGCTTCAGACTTGATGCTTCCAAGCACATGTGGCCTGGGGATATCAAGGCAGTTTTAGACAAACTGAAAAACCTAAATACTCAATGGTTTCCCTCAGGAACGAGGCCTTTTATTTTCCAGGAG GTAATTGACTTGGGTGGAGAGCCAATTAAAGCCAGTGACTACTTTGGAAATGGCCGAGTGACTGAATTCAAATATGGTGCGAAATTGGGGACAGTCATCCGCAAATGGAATGGAGAAAAGATGTCCTATTTAAA gaaTTGGGGAGAAGGCTGGGGTTTCATAGCTTCTGACAGAGCCCTTGTCTTTGTGGATAATCATGACAACCAAAGGGGACATGGTGCTGGAGGAGCATCTATTCTAACCTTCTTTGATGCCAG ATTATATAAAATGGCAGTTGGTTTCATGCTTGCTCATCCTTACGGATTCACACGTGTAATGTCAAGTTACCGCTGGACAAGAAATTTCCAGAATGGACAG GATGTTAATGACTGGATAGGACCACCAAGCAATGGTGATGGCTCAACCAAAGCTGTTACAATCAATGCAGATAGCACTTGTGGCAACGACTGGGTCTGTGAACATAGGTGGCGTCAAATAAG GAACATGGTTATTTTCCGTAATGTGGTTGATGGCCAGCCTTTCTCAAACTGGTGGGACAATGGCAGCAATCAAGTGGCTTTTGGGCGTGGTAATAGAGGATTCATTGTCTTTAATAATGATGACTG gaatggagcccgaacttctgaggaatatgctgacgagtctcaccagcacatcacgtttggcaGTCGGGTTATTCCTTAA